A region of Paractinoplanes abujensis DNA encodes the following proteins:
- a CDS encoding reverse transcriptase family protein → MTTTAHRRRAAALRAGRRRHDRDSSGHAAAGTVADALLTTDWQTGKMQIAVRRVTAGRKGWARQFVQFVRRAYPRAPYDRPRELRLFLQARGGIPRDVVARHRLVSATRVVRMRWNTPGLGDLADLAAFLDLDGDALDWFADRREINRHARDERLRHYRYVWLPHRLIEAPKPRLRDLQRLVLDRILARVPVHDGVHGFVPGRGVHTFARTHTGRDVLVSMDLRAFFTSVTAARIYGLFRGIGYPEPVAHTLTALTTTRTPVAVLRSAPDPHLAALLRRPHLPQGAPTSPALANLCAYRLDRRLSGLAGRFGVTYGRYADDLAFSGTLSAPHVTRLTALTGRIADEEGFRLHPHKTRVRTRSQRQALTGLVVNTRPAVPREDYDRLRAILHNAATHGLAEANRDGHADFAAHLAGRVAWMSHHHPARAAKLHHLLAQALRDQPR, encoded by the coding sequence TTGACCACCACAGCGCATCGCCGGCGCGCCGCAGCGCTTCGCGCAGGGCGGCGCAGGCACGACCGGGATTCGTCGGGGCACGCTGCCGCCGGCACCGTCGCCGACGCGCTGCTCACCACGGACTGGCAAACCGGAAAAATGCAGATCGCCGTACGCCGGGTGACCGCCGGGCGTAAAGGATGGGCGCGGCAGTTCGTCCAGTTCGTGAGGCGGGCCTATCCGCGCGCCCCCTACGACCGGCCCCGCGAGCTGCGGTTGTTCCTCCAGGCGCGGGGCGGCATCCCCCGCGACGTGGTCGCCCGGCATCGGCTGGTGAGCGCGACCCGGGTCGTACGGATGCGCTGGAACACCCCCGGCCTCGGTGATCTGGCCGACCTGGCCGCGTTCCTCGACCTCGACGGCGACGCCCTGGACTGGTTCGCCGACCGCCGCGAGATCAACCGCCACGCCCGCGACGAGCGGCTGCGCCACTACCGGTACGTGTGGCTGCCGCACCGCCTGATCGAGGCGCCCAAACCCCGGCTGCGCGACCTGCAACGCCTGGTGCTCGACCGGATCCTGGCCCGCGTGCCCGTGCACGACGGGGTCCACGGCTTCGTCCCCGGCCGCGGCGTCCACACCTTCGCCCGTACGCACACCGGCCGCGACGTGCTCGTCAGCATGGACCTGCGGGCGTTCTTCACGAGCGTCACGGCGGCCCGGATCTACGGCCTGTTCCGCGGCATCGGCTACCCCGAGCCCGTCGCGCACACCCTGACCGCGCTCACCACCACCCGTACGCCGGTCGCCGTGCTGCGCTCCGCCCCCGACCCGCATCTGGCCGCCCTGCTGCGCCGGCCCCACCTGCCGCAGGGCGCGCCCACGTCACCCGCGCTGGCCAACCTGTGCGCGTACCGGCTCGACCGCCGGCTCAGCGGTCTGGCCGGCCGGTTCGGCGTCACGTACGGCCGCTACGCCGACGACCTGGCCTTCTCCGGCACGCTGAGCGCCCCGCACGTCACCCGTCTCACGGCGCTGACCGGGCGGATCGCGGACGAGGAAGGTTTCCGTCTGCACCCGCACAAGACGCGCGTCCGCACCCGGTCGCAGCGTCAGGCCCTGACCGGCCTGGTCGTCAACACCCGCCCGGCCGTGCCCCGCGAGGACTACGACCGGTTGCGCGCGATCCTGCACAACGCCGCCACCCACGGCCTGGCCGAAGCCAACCGCGACGGCCACGCCGACTTCGCCGCCCACCTGGCCGGCCGCGTGGCCTGGATGTCCCATCACCACCCGGCCCGCGCCGCCAAACTCCACCACCTGCTCGCCCAGGCCCTCCGCGATCAGCCCCGATGA
- a CDS encoding XRE family transcriptional regulator, with protein MTDDVLAGVGPRLRALRRARAISLAALAAETGLTTSTLSRLETGKLRPTLEQLLPLARAHGVPLDDLVAAPPTGDPRIHLKPVRRSGLTVVPLTRRPGGVQAYKVIYPPAGRAYPAELRTHDGYEWFYVLNGRIRFVLGDHEYELGQGEAAEFDTRIPHWLGSAGTQPAELLTLFGPQGERAHLTPHPPEAS; from the coding sequence GTGACTGATGACGTCCTGGCCGGTGTCGGCCCCCGGCTGCGCGCGTTGCGCCGGGCCCGTGCCATCTCGCTGGCCGCGCTGGCCGCCGAGACCGGCCTGACCACGAGCACCCTGTCCCGGCTGGAGACCGGCAAGCTGCGCCCGACCCTGGAACAGCTGCTGCCGCTGGCCCGGGCCCACGGCGTGCCCCTGGACGACCTGGTCGCCGCCCCGCCCACCGGCGACCCCCGCATCCACCTCAAGCCCGTACGCCGTTCCGGCCTCACAGTCGTGCCGCTGACCCGCCGCCCCGGCGGCGTTCAGGCGTACAAGGTGATCTATCCCCCGGCCGGCCGGGCCTACCCGGCCGAGCTGCGGACGCACGACGGGTACGAGTGGTTCTACGTGCTCAACGGCCGGATCCGCTTCGTGCTGGGCGACCACGAGTACGAGCTGGGCCAGGGCGAGGCCGCCGAGTTCGACACCCGCATCCCGCACTGGCTCGGCAGCGCCGGCACCCAGCCCGCGGAACTGCTCACCCTCTTCGGCCCCCAGGGCGAACGCGCCCACCTCACCCCCCACCCGCCGGAGGCGAGCTGA
- a CDS encoding class I SAM-dependent methyltransferase, with translation MSQEFWEKHYRAQRGGEKRANPLLVEVAEPLPPGRALDLGCGGGGDTLWLARRGWHVTAVDISRTAVERVQARTAGLDVLGEVHDLDRSFPEGTFDLISAQYFHTPYEMDRPRVLRTAAHALRPGGLLLIVDHGSTAPWSWNQDPDAHFPTPAEVADGLGLDPARWPVVRAGMPRRRATGPGGQTATVTDNVLILRRSES, from the coding sequence ATGAGCCAAGAATTCTGGGAGAAGCACTACCGCGCCCAGCGGGGCGGGGAGAAACGGGCCAACCCCCTGCTGGTCGAGGTGGCCGAGCCGTTACCGCCGGGCCGCGCCCTCGACCTGGGCTGCGGGGGTGGCGGCGACACGCTCTGGCTGGCCCGGCGCGGCTGGCACGTCACTGCCGTCGACATCTCCCGTACGGCCGTCGAGCGCGTCCAGGCCCGGACAGCCGGCCTCGACGTGCTCGGTGAGGTGCACGACCTGGACCGCAGCTTCCCCGAGGGCACGTTCGACCTGATCTCCGCGCAGTACTTCCACACCCCGTACGAGATGGATCGCCCCCGGGTGCTGCGCACCGCCGCGCACGCCCTGCGTCCCGGCGGCCTGCTGCTGATCGTCGACCACGGCTCGACCGCACCCTGGTCGTGGAACCAGGACCCGGACGCCCACTTCCCGACGCCGGCCGAGGTCGCCGACGGGCTGGGCCTCGATCCCGCGCGGTGGCCCGTCGTCCGGGCCGGCATGCCGCGGCGGCGCGCCACCGGGCCGGGCGGGCAGACGGCCACAGTCACCGACAACGTGCTGATCCTGCGCCGGAGTGAGAGCTGA
- a CDS encoding DinB family protein — protein MPAEKSVLLDVLDGLRDSIAGKLDGVPEPQVRTAGVASGTNLLGLIKHLTYVERFYFLGEPITNLNRTLRPTRTETVDGILAGYREAIEESNRVIGSWRDLDEHRWTLVHMIEETGRHAGHADILREQIDGATGR, from the coding sequence ATGCCGGCCGAGAAGAGTGTGCTGCTGGACGTGCTGGACGGGCTGCGTGACTCGATCGCGGGCAAGCTCGACGGGGTGCCCGAGCCCCAGGTCCGTACGGCCGGGGTGGCCTCGGGCACCAACCTGCTCGGGCTGATCAAACACCTGACGTACGTGGAACGCTTCTACTTCCTGGGCGAACCGATCACCAACCTGAACCGCACCCTGCGGCCCACCAGGACGGAGACCGTGGACGGGATCCTGGCCGGCTACCGCGAGGCGATCGAGGAGTCCAACCGGGTCATCGGCTCGTGGCGGGACCTGGACGAACACCGCTGGACTCTCGTCCACATGATCGAGGAGACTGGCCGGCACGCGGGCCACGCCGACATCCTGCGCGAACAGATCGACGGCGCTACCGGCCGCTGA
- a CDS encoding sensor histidine kinase, translated as MGWLGRLFDKRDTWARMILLDLTGLSYLLFTPDGHHVTSMKQWVLAVLAFVLLPVLGRRPVLNLLVQTTLLILAFVLIEDATINVVGSSWALGELVVWTARTRTFALGAALLAAVHLAFDVIPSDVGINDTLFSLVLPIGLPTLFGLVVRTSRELSRQAEQRAAVESRVARADERNAIARELHDVVAHHVASMVLRVGVARHVIPGIDPRVGEVLDDVHGTGTAALADLRRLVAVLRDDGQVLDATTPVIEPGSLPAALDAAVDTARRAGLTVEADIGDGVETLDSVRGLAVLRLTQEALTNVAKHAGPAAHARLRVTLADGNVMWEVSDDGGHGPGPKPPGGGHGLTGMRERVEVLGGELTAGPSGAGWRVATVLPAHTGAAA; from the coding sequence ATGGGCTGGCTGGGTCGTCTCTTCGACAAGCGGGACACGTGGGCCCGCATGATCCTGCTCGACCTCACCGGCCTGAGCTACCTGCTCTTCACGCCCGACGGCCACCACGTCACCTCGATGAAGCAGTGGGTCCTGGCCGTCCTGGCTTTCGTCCTGCTGCCCGTGCTGGGCCGGCGCCCGGTGCTCAACCTGCTGGTTCAGACCACGCTGCTGATCCTGGCCTTCGTGCTGATCGAGGACGCCACGATCAACGTGGTCGGCAGCAGCTGGGCGCTGGGCGAACTGGTCGTCTGGACCGCCCGCACCCGCACGTTCGCGCTCGGCGCGGCGCTGCTCGCCGCCGTCCATCTGGCGTTCGACGTCATCCCCAGCGACGTGGGAATCAACGACACCCTCTTCAGCCTGGTTCTCCCCATCGGGCTCCCGACGCTGTTCGGGCTGGTCGTGCGCACGTCGCGCGAGCTGAGCCGCCAGGCCGAGCAGCGGGCGGCGGTGGAGAGCCGGGTCGCCCGGGCCGACGAGCGCAACGCGATCGCCCGCGAGCTGCACGACGTGGTGGCGCATCACGTGGCCTCGATGGTGCTGCGGGTCGGGGTCGCGCGGCACGTGATCCCCGGCATCGACCCGCGGGTGGGCGAGGTGCTCGACGACGTGCACGGCACCGGCACGGCCGCGCTGGCCGACCTGCGGCGGCTGGTGGCGGTGCTGCGCGACGACGGCCAGGTGCTGGATGCGACAACCCCCGTGATCGAGCCGGGTTCGCTGCCCGCGGCTCTGGACGCGGCCGTCGACACCGCGCGCCGGGCCGGGCTCACGGTCGAGGCCGACATCGGTGACGGGGTGGAGACCCTCGATTCCGTACGGGGTCTGGCCGTGCTGCGCCTGACCCAGGAGGCGCTCACCAACGTGGCCAAACACGCCGGCCCGGCGGCCCACGCCCGGCTGCGGGTGACGCTGGCGGACGGCAACGTGATGTGGGAGGTGTCCGACGACGGCGGCCACGGGCCCGGTCCGAAGCCTCCGGGCGGCGGCCACGGCCTCACCGGCATGCGCGAACGCGTCGAGGTGCTGGGCGGCGAACTGACCGCGGGGCCGTCGGGCGCGGGCTGGCGGGTCGCCACGGTGCTGCCCGCCCACACGGGAGCCGCCGCATGA
- a CDS encoding response regulator transcription factor — protein MIRVLLVDDQQLIRAGLRMLCDAEPDLEVVGEAGNGREAITLAARLAPDVIVMDLRMPGVDGISATSRVLAERPATRVLVLTTFGDDDHLYPALTAGACGFLLKDAPPAELLDGIRRAAAGDSPFSRDVLQRLVRRATDAGAERRRGPVEGLTSREQDVLDLVGEGLSNTEIAERLHIGITTVKTHITALMTKTSSPNRVRLALLAHRDRP, from the coding sequence ATGATCCGGGTCCTGCTCGTCGACGACCAGCAACTCATCCGGGCCGGGCTACGGATGTTGTGCGACGCCGAGCCCGATCTCGAGGTCGTCGGCGAGGCCGGCAACGGGCGGGAGGCGATCACCCTGGCCGCCCGGCTGGCGCCCGACGTGATCGTGATGGATCTGCGGATGCCGGGGGTCGACGGGATCAGCGCCACCAGCCGCGTGCTGGCCGAGCGACCGGCCACCCGGGTGCTGGTGCTCACCACGTTCGGCGACGACGACCACCTCTACCCGGCGCTGACCGCGGGCGCGTGCGGGTTCCTGCTCAAGGACGCGCCGCCGGCCGAGCTGCTCGACGGGATCCGGCGGGCCGCGGCGGGGGACAGCCCGTTCAGCCGGGACGTGTTGCAGCGGCTGGTGCGGCGGGCCACCGACGCGGGCGCCGAGCGGCGGCGGGGGCCGGTGGAGGGGCTGACCTCGCGCGAGCAGGACGTGCTCGACCTGGTGGGGGAGGGGCTGTCCAACACCGAGATCGCCGAGCGGTTGCACATCGGGATCACCACGGTCAAGACGCACATCACCGCGCTGATGACCAAGACCAGCAGCCCCAACCGCGTACGGCTGGCTCTGCTCGCCCATCGCGACAGGCCCTAG
- a CDS encoding ribosomal protein bL36 translates to MKVRNSLRSLKAKPGSVVTRRRGRQVVINRKNPRWNGRQG, encoded by the coding sequence ATGAAGGTCCGGAACTCGTTGCGCTCGCTGAAGGCCAAGCCCGGCAGCGTGGTCACCCGTCGTCGCGGCCGGCAGGTCGTGATCAACCGGAAGAACCCGCGCTGGAACGGCCGCCAGGGCTGA